The stretch of DNA CTTCGCCTTGCCAACAGCCACTGGGTATATTTGCTGGTAGGAATCGAGGAGTTGATCGATGCATTTCGTGGGTAAGTAAGAAGCGCTTTTAGTCCCAAAGGTGACTGTATTTAGGCGATACTCCCTCAAGGTCTCGTCCTTAGTCCATCTccacaaaactttgagaaagtCACGATCGAGTTCGTTTAACCAGACCATTCGATACATTTGCTTTACATCACCAGCGAGTACGATTGGTGGGAAGCGGAATCTGATCAAAATATTGACCAACGAATCTTGAATAACTGGGCCACACATAAGCACATCGTTCAAAGAGAGACCGCTGGTGGTCTTTGCAGACGCATCGACAACGACTCGATATTTAGTAGTTGAGCTCGTTGTTTTGACCACGCAGTGGTGTGGGAGATACACCGATTTGTTGGAAGTAGAAGTATCATCAACGAGAGACATGTGGCCGAGATCGATGTACTCACGCATGAACGCGTGGTACTCATTTTTGAGTTGTGGGTTGCGGTCAAGTTTTCTTTCGATGTGGTGGAATCTTTTTTCCGCAATTTGCCTTGACTCCCCTAGCTGGTTGGGATCGTGCAAGAAAGGAAGACGGACAACAAACTTGCCTGATTCATTTCGGTAGGTATATTCTGCAAAGTGTTGTTCGCATCGTTGCTCTTCTTCGGTGAGATGTTTAGATGCGACGGCATACTCCTCGAGTTCCCAGAACTTGCGTAGCTGCTGAGAGAGATCGTCTTCGGTAGAAGCCAATAGGCAAGTCGACACTTGAGAACCTCTCGATGTGTTCGGCTCTTGATAACGACCAGCAACCACCCAGCCGAGTTTGGTGTTTTGCAGTGTTGATAAGCTGCCGTCGGCACTGATAGCAATTTTGCCAGGCTCGAGAAGTTGGGAGAAAAGTTCGACACCCAGTAATACTTCTACCTTACCCGGGCGGTGGAAGAGGGGATCGGCCAGGTGTATCGATCCAGGCATAGACCAATCGTCGATATTCGCCGGTTTGCCGGGCAACATTCTGGTGATTTTTTCCAATACCACACATGATACAGAGGTGCGGTAATCCGAGCAACGAGAGGAGATGATGATTTCGGCACACTTGTCAGCGTGCGCGAGAGTGGAAGAAATGCCTTCGAGATCCATGTCGGCTGCTATCGTTTTGAGGCCAAGTTGTTTACAGAAGCTATCACTAATGAAACTGACTTGGGACGCGCAATCCAATACGGCACGGCAGGCGTGTGGGCGTCCGTGGACATCCAAGACGTTGATGGCGACGGTTGCAAGCAGAACGTAGGATGTATCGAGGCAGGATGGTGAGTCGAGGGCCGAAATCAAGGACTGAGCTGATGTCCCTGGATTTGCTTGGGCCGTGACTGAATATGTTGGGAATGATGGTGGGCTTGCTGATGACGACGCCGGGTGTAGCAAGGTGTGGTGAGGTAAGCCACATTTCCTACACGTACCTGATTTGCAGCTCTCACCGGGGTGTACTTTCAGGCAATTATTGCACAGTTTTTTCCTGTTGACGTGCGAAAGTCGTTCATTGTGGCTCATATGAAGGAACTTTCCACATTGGTAAAGATGGTGGTTTTGTTTGCTGCACACGTTGCAATACGGAGGGTTCGTGGCAACGAATGCGGTGCCACCTCTCGATTGAGGATGAGGCTTTGAAGGTTCTTTGAAGGATACACTAGTTTTCGGCTTGGCTGGTTGTGCTGATTGAAGAGCAAAACTGCGTGACTCGACGAATTTCAGGAAACACTCCAGCGTAATTTCTGCCTCTTCCATTTCGGCAATCTTTTGACACCACAACTGTTTCGTATCTTGATCCACCTTTTCGCTTAGGATGAATAGGAGCCACGTGTTGCGGTCTTCTCTGTACATCGCGTTGAGAGCACGAATAACCTCATCTGACACGTCATGTAGCGATCGTAGACCATGTGCAGAGGATGACGTCAGCGTTGGCTGCGCCAAGAATCGCTTGATGTGCTGATTGGCGATCTCACGTGGTTTGTCATACCTGGCTTTCAGTTTTTGCAGCGCCGGTTGGTAATTAGCGTCCTCTATTTTCAGAGGCGAAATCAAGGAAGCAGCTTCACCAGCGAGGTTCGTCTTTAGAAAATACAGTCTTCTTCAGCGTTGGATTTTTGTGAACCAAGCTGTCGAACAGGTCAAAAAACGATTGCCACTCCAGGTAATTACCGCTAAAGACGGGCATATTCATCCGAGGCAACTTCAGGTCCGAAAGTGGGGAGGTAGCAGCAGTGACGCCAGAAGAGATGGATGGGGTGGCCATATTGATCGACATCATGCGGAGAAACTCGGTCTGTTGGTCGGCGAGCTATTTTATGACGTCATGCTGCGAAGATGATGATGTAGCCACGTGCTCTCGATTCTTCACCGCCTTTAGAAGCTTCGACAAAGGGTTCTTAAGCGAAATATAACACCTTTCGAAATCTCCTTGTCGATGCACGGCATCTTCGTAGGCTTTGTCGTCTTCACAATGGTCTAGTCTGCACGTCCACTTCTTCAGCCACTTCTGGCTTAATTTTTGCCACTACGTTGGAAATCCGCTTAATTCGTGGTTCAAGCGACTTACGTTCACGGAATAATTTATCCATCTTTATGGATTTCGCGCACTGTTTGCTCAAAAAGTCACTTATCTTTTAGTTCTCACACTATTGTTCTGCACGGCGATGCCAATCGGCAGAAGCACTCGGGGCCTGTATGGCGGCGACGGGGCCGATTCACGGGCACTCGCGGTCACAGAAGGCACGGATCGCGGCGAAGTTTTCgcaatccggttcgaaggaccatatGGAAGCGTGAGGTCCAAGAAAAGCGCGAATAAACGACCGGTAAACTTTCAGGGATTGAACGAGAGTAATATACACTTGTGCttcttcaaataattcaaaGCTAATTCTATTTGCGatcataaagtctgcttcatttaatattggaaaaaattcttttgctcattgtggcgctcctagtggacggatttggaaacttttttcacccacgtgtcgggaaattcattacctttcaccatgtatttatgtcataacaccaaacgatagcattttgtaaacaaccgccatggaagccgaacggagagataaaattgtgcacagttttcttgaaaatccattgttgtcggcttctaagctagctaaacagcttgaaatgcccagaaataccgtatggcgtgttatcaagcagtacaaggaaacattgacgacggctcggaagccgcattcgaagcgtcggagtggaactgtcggccggaaactgcgtgggaaagtcatcaaggccgtcaagaggaatcccaatctttcagaccacgatttggccaataagttccaggccgctcacagtacggtgcgacgaattcgtctccgggaaggaataaggtcattccgagccagcaaacagccaaatcggacgctgaagcagaacaatgtggcaaGAATCCGTGcacgaaagctgtacgaccaagtgctgaccaagttcgacggatgtattctgatggacgatgagacctacgtgaaggcggactttgggcaaatcccaggtcaaaaattttatttggcgacggctcggggggatgtacctgcaaaatttaagttcgtgtttgcggataaattcgcccgcaagtacatgatttggcaggggatatgcagttgtggacagaaaaccaaagtctttctcactgacaagacaatgacatcagaagtctacaaaaaagagtgcctacagaaacggattctgccgtttattcgtgcccacgaccgtccagtaatgttttggccggacctcgcaagctgccattacagcaaaacggttatggaatggtacgcaacgaacggggtcagcgtaataccgaaggacctcaaccccccaaactgcccccagttccggccgatagagaaatactgggcaatcacgaagcggaggcttaaggcaaagggaaaacttgttaggaacatgactcaaatgaagaactggtggaatcaaatcgccaaaacggtggacgaaaagggtgtgcgccgcctaatgtgccgtattacgggaaaagtacgagaatttcttcgaaacagcaatgaataattttttaaatttttttatgaaagagtaaagaaaatgctacatttgtatgaaaaacaaataatgaattcgttaataaatgactaaaatacacgcaattgtttgtgttccaatattaaatgaagcagactttacagATGTGgcttatacagggtgggccatttaaagtggaaggatttgtttttgcaatagcaaagtaaagaagtggaattttaaaattttttttttgaaattcatttattttggtccaaggagatttgttctaactactttttgattatgatatctcgtaaatgaccgcctctggccttgaccgcaaaatgtgcccttttttcggcattttccattactttgcccaatgtttcggccgatatggcagcaatttcttgtcggatattgtctttcagcgcagccagggtccttggtttaccagtgtataccttggattttaaatatccccataaaaaagtcaggaggcgtcaaatcaggtgatctcggtggccagtcataatcgccgtttttcgatattaatcttccggggaacatttcgcgcaataatttggtcgtggcagccgctgtatggcatgtagcgccgtcctgttggaaccagtaattgtccaattcatttttacgaacaaatggcaataaaaaatcggttatcattgtccgataacgctccccattcacgattaccgttgctccattttcgttttcaaagaagtacgggccgatgactttatcggcatagatgccacaccacacagtaactttttggtcgtaaagaggttgcgtttcgatgaattaagggttttcagtagcataaaaccgacaattttgtttattcactcctccattcaagttgaaatgcgcctcatcagacattatgattttttgccaaaagccacgttcattttggccatttcgatggtccatttcgcaaaatcaagtcgacgtggtaagtcagatgggttaagttgttgagccatttgaattttatacggaaacattttcaaatcaacacgaattatgcgtcggagagtggttcgagcgatgcctaactcttgcgaacgatggcgacctgatgtcgatggagtctctgcaacactggctcgaacggcatcaatattctcgtcgaaacgtcttggtcgttgtctggacagatgactggcattaccaacactaccagacgatataaatttggcatataatcaacgtatagtgttgtctccaggcgatgttttaactttatttttatttttccacgcacgtttagttaacacaattgagaagttattttgaatgtacagctgaacaatttcagcgcgttgtttaggtgtgtattgtttcatggttaaaattgtactgaaatgacgcttccaacgcggtatgacatttgttaatctgacatctctgtcaaaagttatggggttgccagatgctttaAATGGTCCACCCTGtatatcaaaacaaaacaatagg from Toxorhynchites rutilus septentrionalis strain SRP chromosome 3, ASM2978413v1, whole genome shotgun sequence encodes:
- the LOC129773646 gene encoding uncharacterized protein LOC129773646; translated protein: MSINMATPSISSGVTAATSPLSDLKLPRMNMPVFSGNYLEWQSFFDLFDSLTNLAGEAASLISPLKIEDANYQPALQKLKARYDKPREIANQHIKRFLAQPTLTSSSAHGLRSLHDVSDEVIRALNAMYREDRNTWLLFILSEKVDQDTKQLWCQKIAEMEEAEITLECFLKFVESRSFALQSAQPAKPKTSVSFKEPSKPHPQSRGGTAFVATNPPYCNVCSKQNHHLYQCGKFLHMSHNERLSHVNRKKLCNNCLKVHPGESCKSGTCRKCGLPHHTLLHPASSSASPPSFPTYSVTAQANPGTSAQSLISALDSPSCLDTSYVLLATVAINVLDVHGRPHACRAVLDCASQVSFISDSFCKQLGLKTIAADMDLEGISSTLAHADKCAEIIISSRCSDYRTSVSCVVLEKITRMLPGKPANIDDWSMPGSIHLADPLFHRPGKVEVLLGVELFSQLLEPGKIAISADGSLSTLQNTKLGWVVAGRYQEPNTSRGSQVSTCLLASTEDDLSQQLRKFWELEEYAVASKHLTEEEQRCEQHFAEYTYRNESGKFVVRLPFLHDPNQLGESRQIAEKRFHHIERKLDRNPQLKNEYHAFMREYIDLGHMSLVDDTSTSNKSVYLPHHCVVKTTSSTTKYRVVVDASAKTTSGLSLNDVLMCGPVIQDSLVNILIRFRFPPIVLAGDVKQMYRMVWLNELDRDFLKVLWRWTKDETLREYRLNTVTFGTKSASYLPTKCIDQLLDSYQQIYPVAVGKAKKGIYVDDVLTGAESEEEAKEVREQLTEIFAAGGFHLRKWASNSEAVLEGVPEADLEVKILIEEVMQRMWELKVAWDATPPDSPKSDQPVILARLISNVRTAVFPTDFYEIRAFSDSKVVLAWLTGGAARWKTFVANRVAEISTHVPSINWCHIGTFLNPADLISRGTFPDQLQVNPLWWHGPAWEPSYMDSESSTITDDLDTDEQRQIEREQRVTAMTCIAVYENRFMDEMIKRFYPNLKLLLPTIAFLDENGVARVGGRLQQSDFSYDNKHPILLPRHSILTSLILLHEHQEHLHCGPQSLLAACRTRFWILRGISAARKVCRDCVICSRALPARITQQMGQYPVDRLKPFPPFTITGVDYAGPVNLVRRRRRGAVPSKGYIALLVCFGTRAVHLEAVSDLSASDFLAAFTRFTSRYEVPSKMYSDNATNLRAAAKKLRELYQQIDFVKHSDEVNDFLTNKRIQWLFIPARSPHHGGLWEAGIKVAKGFLSKTGGNYIYTFEELSTLLAQVAACMNSRPICALSNNSSDPQPLIPAHFLIGRPLDALPEVNHLEQQMSALSRWNYVQRLAQEFRARWQSEYVLSLQRMVKWQASSHNDAVGDFVLLVDDHEKPQQWPLGRILEIFPGSDGLVRVVSIKTGNNTFRRDVRKLRRIPLDSDEYLPGQNGSEIPTRNLVGGLCSHQNERRYPTRSSSRRNGLCPPIK